One Microbacterium sp. No. 7 genomic window carries:
- the manA gene encoding mannose-6-phosphate isomerase, class I translates to MLISLANAPREYSWGSRTLLPELTGRPPRDVPEAEIWYGDHPGCPARTPDGRALDDVLRAHGEPPLPYLMKLLAAGSSLSIQAHPSKREAVEGCAREDAAGIDRDAASRNYRDDNHKPEIIVALSDRFRALVGLRPLAATRALLAPLAESAPAGEPAATGEGVGALLRRLDTAGRSEADTLRAVIAWALSGRAAPEVAALEHALHATAERAGDGGEELAVLRGIARDFPGDPGLIVAALMNLVVLRRGEALFAPAGVLHAYQDGLGVEVMAASDNVLRGGLTPKHVDVDELLRVVDTSPGAPPLVAPVGDDGARVFDVGIPDFRVRHVEVGDAGHRLVTGGPAMVLATRGTVTVAAGGDEVVLAPAEAVLALGETAVTVRGDGEVFVAEPGA, encoded by the coding sequence GTGCTGATCTCGCTCGCCAACGCGCCTCGCGAGTACTCGTGGGGGTCGCGCACGCTCCTTCCCGAGCTGACCGGACGCCCGCCGCGCGACGTGCCCGAGGCGGAGATCTGGTACGGCGACCACCCCGGCTGCCCCGCCCGCACGCCCGACGGCCGCGCGCTCGACGACGTGCTGCGCGCGCACGGCGAGCCGCCGCTGCCGTACCTCATGAAGCTGCTCGCCGCCGGGTCGTCGCTGTCGATCCAGGCGCACCCGTCGAAGCGCGAGGCGGTCGAGGGCTGCGCGCGCGAGGACGCGGCGGGCATCGACCGGGATGCCGCGTCGCGCAACTACCGCGACGACAACCACAAGCCCGAGATCATCGTCGCGCTGAGCGATCGCTTCCGCGCCCTCGTCGGTCTGCGCCCGCTCGCCGCGACCCGGGCCCTGCTCGCGCCGCTGGCGGAGTCCGCGCCGGCGGGGGAGCCCGCCGCGACGGGGGAGGGCGTGGGCGCCCTCCTGCGGCGTCTCGACACGGCGGGACGCTCGGAGGCCGACACGCTCCGCGCCGTGATCGCGTGGGCGCTGTCGGGCCGGGCGGCGCCCGAGGTCGCGGCGCTGGAGCACGCGCTGCACGCCACGGCCGAGCGCGCGGGCGACGGCGGCGAGGAGCTCGCGGTGCTGCGCGGCATCGCGCGCGACTTCCCGGGCGATCCGGGCCTGATCGTCGCGGCGCTGATGAACCTGGTCGTGCTGCGCCGCGGCGAGGCGCTGTTCGCGCCCGCGGGCGTGCTGCACGCCTATCAGGACGGTCTCGGCGTCGAGGTGATGGCCGCGAGCGACAACGTGCTGCGCGGCGGCCTCACCCCCAAGCACGTCGACGTCGACGAGCTGCTGCGCGTCGTGGACACGTCGCCGGGCGCGCCGCCGCTCGTCGCCCCCGTCGGGGACGACGGCGCGCGGGTGTTCGACGTGGGGATCCCCGACTTCCGCGTGCGCCACGTCGAGGTCGGCGACGCGGGGCACCGCCTCGTCACCGGCGGTCCCGCGATGGTGCTCGCGACGCGCGGCACCGTGACCGTGGCGGCGGGCGGCGACGAGGTCGTCCTGGCGCCCGCCGAGGCGGTGCTCGCGCTCGGCGAGACCGCCGTGACGGTGCGCGGCGACGGCGAGGTCTTCGTCGCCGAGCCCGGGGCGTGA
- a CDS encoding O-antigen ligase family protein translates to MAVMSSHPISTPPAAPVRATTGHLLLRGWCIFVLASGLAGTAWLMAFGVTGSAVAMALIGVVSAALWVARRADVPWRRLPWFVVGYIVWAVCSLVWSAYPGASATTLALLLVTTVCGLLVATVLTWREAVTALASAIKWILGLSLLFELWVSLVWGGPILPQFVRPERPVDDPIVLWCRDNLFDGGRIQGLFGNANALAYVALLGMIVFAVRFVSRAPRRPLLVLWFALSAFLFYRAGSATAYLAALGVLVVLATVLLMRTTTRPGQRTRYYAAFAVVGLGGLGVAWFARDTIFTLLGRSADLTGRETIWAAVAERAGERPWTGWGFATPWMPSDPFFDEWIVDHGVTVMQAHNMWLDVALQLGAVGVVLMVLLLLAFVWRSWFFAVDRPRWDLVADRPYSSVTLVPTLLGALLIVQGLAESTPLLNWGWMLIVLFAFKIKCAPLVGRGPSEQRLIGEQGEQLPGT, encoded by the coding sequence ATGGCCGTGATGTCCTCGCACCCGATCTCGACGCCGCCCGCGGCGCCGGTCCGCGCGACGACGGGGCACCTGCTGCTGCGCGGCTGGTGCATCTTCGTGCTCGCGTCCGGTCTCGCCGGCACCGCGTGGCTCATGGCCTTCGGCGTCACGGGCTCGGCCGTGGCGATGGCGCTCATCGGCGTCGTGTCGGCGGCCCTGTGGGTCGCGCGCCGCGCCGACGTGCCGTGGCGGCGGCTGCCGTGGTTCGTCGTCGGGTACATCGTGTGGGCGGTCTGCTCGCTCGTGTGGAGCGCCTACCCCGGCGCGTCCGCGACGACGCTCGCCCTGCTCCTCGTCACGACCGTCTGCGGCCTGCTCGTGGCGACCGTGCTGACGTGGCGCGAGGCCGTGACCGCGCTCGCGTCGGCGATCAAGTGGATCCTGGGTCTCTCTCTGCTCTTCGAGCTGTGGGTGTCGCTCGTCTGGGGCGGGCCGATCCTGCCGCAGTTCGTGCGTCCCGAGCGGCCCGTCGACGACCCGATCGTGCTGTGGTGCCGCGACAACCTCTTCGACGGCGGGCGCATCCAGGGCCTCTTCGGCAACGCGAACGCGCTCGCCTACGTCGCCCTGCTCGGGATGATCGTGTTCGCGGTGCGCTTCGTCTCGCGCGCGCCGCGCCGCCCCCTGCTCGTGCTGTGGTTCGCGCTCTCGGCCTTCCTGTTCTACCGCGCGGGCTCGGCGACCGCGTACCTGGCCGCCCTCGGCGTGCTCGTCGTGCTCGCGACCGTGCTGCTCATGCGCACCACGACGCGGCCGGGGCAGCGCACCCGCTACTACGCCGCGTTCGCCGTCGTGGGCCTCGGCGGCCTGGGCGTCGCGTGGTTCGCCCGCGACACGATCTTCACGCTGCTCGGCCGCTCGGCCGATCTCACCGGCCGCGAGACGATCTGGGCCGCCGTCGCCGAGCGCGCCGGCGAGCGCCCGTGGACCGGGTGGGGCTTCGCGACGCCGTGGATGCCGTCCGACCCGTTCTTCGACGAATGGATCGTCGACCACGGCGTGACCGTCATGCAGGCGCACAACATGTGGCTCGACGTCGCCCTGCAGCTCGGCGCCGTCGGCGTCGTGCTCATGGTGCTGCTCCTCCTCGCGTTCGTCTGGCGGTCGTGGTTCTTCGCCGTCGACCGGCCGCGCTGGGACCTCGTCGCCGACCGCCCCTACTCGTCCGTCACGCTCGTGCCGACCCTGCTGGGCGCCCTGCTGATCGTGCAGGGGCTCGCGGAGTCGACACCGCTGCTGAACTGGGGGTGGATGCTGATCGTGCTGTTCGCGTTCAAGATCAAGTGCGCGCCGCTCGTCGGCCGCGGCCCCAGCGAGCAGCGGCTGATCGGCGAGCAGGGCGAGCAGCTCCCCGGCACATGA
- a CDS encoding glycosyltransferase produces MPPSAPAFDPASATIAIVTFNRSHLLTGLLESISRMDPKPGHVVVVDNASTDDTPETVESFPERLGTTLVYRRMETNTGGSGGFSEGMRLAYELGSTWIWLMDDDVEVLPDGLARMGAWAPRFRSIQGRRYDYDGSEFYWQYRIAERMGIPIPFAPSGFDDSGYKAMNSGCFEGMFIHRDVVRQIGLPDPRFFIYWDDQVYGWQASRVTASVIVDEFVLRRTREIRQWDMGIRHMNASSDAYRYYIMRNRGHIKQYYRVHGVYNPVLFGLGTALTFGKEIIRLLLVERKVRGTSNLFRGLRDGGRISRDRSWKPMPPLTADGAQRTDA; encoded by the coding sequence ATGCCGCCCTCTGCCCCTGCCTTCGATCCCGCATCGGCGACGATCGCGATCGTGACCTTCAACCGATCGCACCTCCTGACGGGCCTGCTGGAGTCGATCTCGCGCATGGACCCGAAGCCCGGTCACGTCGTCGTCGTCGACAACGCGTCGACCGACGACACCCCCGAGACGGTCGAGTCGTTCCCCGAGCGGCTCGGCACGACGCTCGTGTACCGCCGCATGGAGACCAACACCGGCGGCTCCGGCGGCTTCAGCGAGGGCATGCGCCTCGCCTACGAGCTCGGCTCGACCTGGATCTGGCTCATGGACGACGACGTCGAGGTGCTGCCCGACGGCCTCGCCAGGATGGGCGCGTGGGCGCCGCGCTTCCGCAGCATCCAGGGCCGCCGCTACGACTACGACGGCAGCGAGTTCTACTGGCAGTACCGCATCGCCGAGCGCATGGGCATCCCGATCCCGTTCGCGCCGAGCGGCTTCGACGACTCGGGCTACAAGGCGATGAACTCGGGCTGCTTCGAGGGCATGTTCATCCACCGCGACGTCGTGCGGCAGATCGGCCTGCCCGACCCGCGGTTCTTCATCTACTGGGACGACCAGGTGTACGGCTGGCAGGCCTCCCGCGTGACGGCATCCGTCATCGTCGACGAGTTCGTGCTGCGCCGCACGCGCGAGATCAGGCAGTGGGACATGGGCATCCGCCACATGAACGCGTCGAGCGACGCCTACCGCTACTACATCATGCGCAACCGCGGGCACATCAAGCAGTACTATCGCGTGCACGGCGTCTACAACCCCGTGCTGTTCGGCCTCGGCACGGCGCTCACCTTCGGCAAGGAGATCATCCGCCTGCTGCTCGTGGAGCGCAAGGTGCGCGGCACGTCGAACCTGTTCCGCGGCCTGCGCGACGGCGGCCGCATCTCGCGCGACCGCTCGTGGAAGCCCATGCCGCCGCTGACGGCCGACGGCGCGCAGCGGACGGACGCGTAG
- a CDS encoding O-antigen ligase family protein produces the protein MSDPELRRVPRVIELLRSADLSRAYTLCVFAAVLGAHLISRLSGTVTLVTVIAGLCVLGIAILAARRREFSLPRLVPLTLLALVAWALISMSWSIDVTAALSGWVSLCAIAVLAVTIGHVRDTLQTVRALGDVCRVALGASLALEILSGVLFDTPLDFLGIQGRLAELGPVQGVFGTRNMLGFVAVVALITFAIELRTQSVRRGVAVLSLTLAGALALLSASPTVYVLAAAVLLAAAALAIVRAVPAHRRRAVQWLLAGVVVAVGLTLVILQRRILDLLGARDDLALRSELWTQVNYYVRMRPVQGWGWIGAWDRDVPPYYTLNFLLQESHGSALNAFVDVLLQIGWVGLVLFVAMIATAVVRSWLVAADRRSVVYAWTPLMLVTLVAVSLFESFTLVGTGWLLLVICVVRAGQSRSWRDRVDPRPPTGTLPTIG, from the coding sequence ATGAGCGACCCGGAGCTGCGACGCGTGCCGCGGGTGATCGAGCTGCTGCGATCCGCCGACCTCTCGCGCGCCTACACGCTGTGCGTGTTCGCCGCGGTGCTCGGCGCGCACCTCATCTCGCGGCTCTCCGGCACCGTCACGCTCGTCACCGTCATCGCGGGCCTCTGCGTGCTCGGCATCGCGATCCTCGCGGCGCGGCGGCGCGAGTTCTCGCTGCCGCGGCTCGTGCCCCTCACGCTGCTCGCGCTCGTCGCGTGGGCGCTCATCAGCATGAGCTGGAGCATCGACGTCACGGCGGCGCTGAGCGGCTGGGTGTCGCTGTGCGCGATCGCCGTGCTCGCCGTCACGATCGGGCACGTGCGCGACACGCTGCAGACCGTGCGCGCCCTCGGCGACGTCTGCCGCGTCGCCCTCGGCGCGTCGCTCGCGCTGGAGATCCTGTCGGGCGTGCTGTTCGACACGCCGCTGGACTTCCTCGGCATCCAGGGCCGGCTCGCCGAGCTCGGCCCCGTGCAGGGCGTGTTCGGCACGCGCAACATGCTGGGCTTCGTGGCCGTCGTCGCGCTCATCACGTTCGCGATCGAGCTGCGCACGCAGTCGGTGCGCCGCGGCGTCGCCGTGCTCTCGCTCACGCTCGCCGGCGCGCTCGCGCTGCTGTCGGCGTCCCCCACCGTCTACGTGCTCGCCGCGGCCGTGCTGCTCGCGGCGGCGGCCCTCGCGATCGTCCGCGCCGTCCCGGCGCACCGCCGTCGCGCCGTGCAGTGGCTGCTCGCGGGCGTCGTCGTCGCGGTGGGCCTGACGCTCGTGATCCTGCAGCGCCGCATCCTCGACCTCCTCGGCGCGCGCGACGACCTCGCGCTGCGCAGCGAGCTGTGGACGCAGGTGAACTACTACGTGCGCATGCGTCCCGTGCAGGGCTGGGGCTGGATCGGCGCGTGGGATCGCGACGTGCCGCCGTACTACACCCTCAACTTCCTGCTGCAGGAGAGCCACGGGAGCGCGCTGAACGCCTTCGTCGACGTGCTGCTGCAGATCGGCTGGGTGGGCCTCGTGCTGTTCGTCGCGATGATCGCGACCGCGGTCGTGCGCTCGTGGCTCGTGGCCGCCGACCGGCGCTCGGTCGTCTACGCGTGGACGCCGCTCATGCTCGTCACGCTCGTGGCCGTCTCCTTGTTCGAGAGCTTCACGCTCGTGGGCACCGGGTGGCTGCTGCTCGTGATCTGCGTCGTGCGCGCGGGACAGTCCCGCTCCTGGCGCGATCGCGTCGATCCGCGGCCGCCGACGGGCACTCTGCCGACCATCGGCTAG